The genomic region CAAAACCCCCACAAATGtctgaaatattaatttgtctTTGTTCACAAAGACAACATTACATACCTATACCTTATCACAAAGTTAAGGTACTTGAATCAAACTATTTCAGATTGAAAACTTTCCAAGTCCTGCATCACAAGTAATATTGTCATATTCTCATCAATATCATATTGTCTTTctatccaatttatttatttaaaaaaatacattcaagcAAATGATTGCCTTTGTTTCATTAACTTGAAAGTTGTTCTTGTATTAACATTTCATAAATAGTAGTGTATAGGAAAATGGGTACTACAGGATCTTGCTATTGACTAATTAGCTTTTAAATACCTTCCTGATATCTGAGGACTTGCATAAAGTTCTATTTTATGATACTTTCTTCTGAAAATGAAAGACATTAATAAATGATGATGTTTCAGAGAGGATTACATGGTGGAAGCTATGGAGATAGTGGAAATGTACTGCGACTTGGTGTTGGCAAGGTTTGGCCTGGTCACACAGATGAAGGAGCTGGACGAGGGCCTTGCAGAAGCCATCTCCAGTCTTATATGGGTGGCTCCTAGGATGCATACGGATGTAGGGGTGAGTAGAATATCAAGACTTTATATTGTTCTATACTAAGTTTTGCCTTGTGGTTTCCTTCAAGGCGAATGTCAGAGATCAGTCTTATTGTCTGTTCTATGTACTTATTAAATAGTGATGGTctaattttatcataattttactgAGAAATTGTGACAGACACTTTTCTTTAATACAATGTGTACTCCACTACATTATAAGAACACAAAGAAATgacttattttgaataaaagttcTTGTAATTTGTCTAGTAATTTGGTATgtttaaattgtaaacaaatagGTAGTAATATCCATGATACTGTTAGCATAATCATTATTGATCTAATGTTTTGCAAACATTACTTTCTTAAGATATTTTGAGTCTATTTAGTATTGAAAGTCCAATTTTAACGACTTTCTAAAACAAAGGGGACTCAAAATATgcactacatttttttaattacactgAAGTAACTAATAAAACCATAATTTTCAGGAACTGAAAATCATATCAGATCTTCTGACAGCTAAATATGGAAAGATTTACGCTGATGCTTGCAGAAATGAGAATGTGAACACGCTTAGTGAAAAACTGAAGCATAAGATGTCAGTTCAGAGTCCACCTAAGATACTTGTTGAGAAGTATCTCATAGAAATAGCTAAGAACTATAATGTGGAGTATACTCCTGATGAACAGGTTATGAGGGAAGAAGAAGGTATGTTTAAGAAAGCTCCTGCCTTGAataatttcatataatattCAAAGATTTGGACCAACTTGGCTAACAGATACACTATGCTTAAGacttctaattatatttttagtttataataagtattaattttattaattttgatccAACAGACAAGCTATATGtatagttttgttggacattGTATAtgtcataaaaaattaaaatgtaccgTTAAGaacaataactaaaataaaataattgctgcATTgtgatttttagtttaaaaaatatgaataaaccaCAAGAGAGCCAGGTGTAATGTatataagaaaatcttttaCATTACTATATAACATTAAGTATTAGTAGCTTTCAGTATTGtcacatttattaaaatcaattacagGTCGCGACGCAATGTTAATAGATATAAATGGGCCGCCAATGCCCCCCGGCTTCATCGGGTACCCGCAGCAGCCGCCCATGAGTATGCCCAACCTGCCCGGGCCGCCACCAAGTGTGACGCCATTCGCCTATCCTTCTGTAAGTAAACCTGTGTTAATATTTCTTCCATGTCATCATCTGCTCAGGCTTCgtccaactatattggggtcaggGTTCTTATTTTGCTGCAAGtttcatatatgtatgtatgtgttctGCACTTTAATTAGAGTGGGTTACaccatttatttatcacaagCTGTCAAATCGCCGTTCTGACCAATGTATACCAATTTAAACGGCTGCTTATAGTTTGGGTATCGTTATAcatagttaaatggtgtaacccacggaggagaaaagactagcggagatgccctaacgcaggtaggtcacgcgccttcaggtaggtcaaatacgtcacgACTACGTCACGGCAGGCGTGGCTGGACACCGCCCATATACCGTCCTTCGCATCTAACTGACATCTTGTCATAGTTgtatttttaccacaatttcaatagattttatttgttactcgattaaaacgatgaaatgcgctatcattaattgtagaaattgctcaggatccaaactcaaacatacgataggataacatttcacgtgtaattaatattttaactttaaaacatattttttgctagagacATCTGTCGTCCAATAGCTGCATTTCTAGAACCTCTaagtgaatttgtattattttcgtatgaatCTTGAATCAATGTACATTATTGGTACCAATTTTTGCCTTAAAAAGCAGCTTCATTTTTCCTTGCAtcctacaagttttttttattatagattatttaaaaaccaaaacatatgatatattatcatgaaaatttaaaattataaaaacaccatCTTTCGGTAAGTGGTCGACTTAcgtatatttgaagtaaaattatgttcatCAAGGCAGAGAAACCCGTTACAAAATTAAGTGCTACCAGACATCGAAATTTCAATCACCCATAAAAAAggtcttatttaaaaaagctgcaataatcttaaaattaatcataactctaactatgtatttcttttagtaACCAGTCAGCGTCGTTGTGATCAGTTACATGTAATAAGATCTAagactacattttataaaaacagtatttttgcaatggctccaaaaaatatcaaatataagATGTGACGAAAATTagcgtagatttatttatattcatcatcagtAATGTTTTACATACAGATAGCGCGCGAGTTGAATACAGTCGGGGTCTGAGGTAAAGAGCGGGAGCATCTCCCCCCGCCATCCGCACGCCCCACCTCACGCGCCTGCAGTGTAGTGCTGTGCCATCCTTGTCAACTATCATACCGCATTCCTAAGCTCTGCATTCAACTCGCGCGCTATCTGTAGGTATATCTCTCTTGCCGTACATACTTTTTCAATGTACCTTTACTTAGAGCAATATCCGACTCACAAAAAGTCTGCTATTTAGTGGATGCGCCGTTATGATACAGTTGTGAAAACTCTAATTTCATAAACACTGTccctataattttaattcccaTTTTTCTTGGTGAATTTCGTAATATGGCAACATCGAAAATAACAACAGTCATCGCAGCACGGTTCTAGAACAAATAGAACGAATTATCGTGCTTGTGATGCCATAGTGGCTAGTAGATGAACTAACACAATGACATAAGTTGATACTGAAATTACAACATGGGGGTATTTTAGACCCgtggtgaataaaaatgatttttcatcgaGTCTCCGTTTAATGATTCCTAGTagaattatacctatttcatttctgggggagtaaataaattgttgtggggcaagttcggtgcacaaaataatacttatataacaattaattttctaactttttatctctctctttctcttcgttcatttcaaatgaatgcttcttcaaactttctaattcaattactatttttaaataattattaattttgagtatttactttacttttgagTATGTCACTAGTGGTCGACGTTAGTTTAGGGTTAGATTTTAATTATCCTATTCCACGCTagatggatttacaaaaaatgggtggtTTTCCATAAGAGGCGTATAAAGGTGTAGCACgggtggagccagtaacgttccacgtcccccgctcacccgaattttggcgcgttgctttgttaggagattttacgttagggcatctccgctagtcttttctcctTCGTGGTGTAACCCATCCTTGAGTTGTTAAGCTGTAGCTTGCATTTTGTTGTAGAAATCACCTGTGATTCATTATGCATTTCTTACTTACCAAGCTAAGGCCttgttattgtaaatatctgttcattattttaataacctgAGCCTATTTTTCACTTGAAATAATGAGTTGTTTAACAAAAACACGAttcgattttgtttttgtttcgtttCTTATTCTTTTGTCCCCACTTTTACCCCCATTATGCTTACTTACGCAATTGACGCTATAGTTGGCGCCAGAAGAAAGCGAAGTCTCTTTATTAAACTGAAGGCTACTTAGGCCTCAGCGATAATATAAACGCTGGTTTTCTTAAAATCACTGTTTACTTAGAAATTCAAACGTGAAATTTCATGAAGTTGATGTTgtttgaagaaatttgacatttATACAATCGGTGAACTTGTCCTCAGCGTATTTTGCTAGATTCTAGCGTCAAACTCAATTACTAATTTTGTGATTAATTTCACCTATCTCTAGCAACCGTCGGGCGGTAAAGTGGGCGGGTTTATAGCGagtccgccgccgccgcagggTTACGGCGGACCCAGCCAGCCCATGGGCTACCATCTGCCGCCAGGAGTGGATTCCAAGTCACTCAGCAATAGCTTCTTGCAGGTAAAAATAGCAGTAGTATATGTATGTAACAGAGATGACAAGAAATTGTAATGATGGTCTCAATTTCACCTTATCCAAactttattttgacttttattacCCACGATTTAATGGATAAACTGATCTTTTGTGTCTaccctttgtccagcagtggtataatttatgttaataagGCCAATCACTAAAACTGTGCAGAAGACAGCACCTCAACCTACCTCAAAccgacattttttttattatgcattttcaacattatcacaatagtggaaggttcatcttcgattagaaaaaaaatgacaaattcgGGTAGGTTGATCTGTTGGAgtttgtacctacattaaaatagTTGCCTGCATTGTTACTTTTCTTAACTTTTAACTTGTAGGCTAATAAATCCAATGCATGTCTGAGTGTTTGTTGCTTGAAAccacttattacttttttcaggATGAAATGAGCAATCTGCCACCTGCTTATGACAGCATCCAACATgatttggtatttattttattttttattattttttgagctTTTATTAATCACTATCTTCATACACGGCATGCTGTAGATATCATCTTATGATTGTAATTCttttcaatttgaataattgTAGATAATTGCATAGCATTAAGTTGGTACAATAAGCTACCATTTACTTGAGCCTTGTACACAGCACATaaaacttatatatattttttttaaatcgactCAATATCGATATACACTCGTAACCCACCAACGCACATCCCTATGCTATCGTGATGTGCACTGCACTGACTCATTTGCACATTTTACAACCAGTCTTTGCAAAgaccttaataatattattattaacttccAGCCGCACGTACCGCCGCCGCAGGTGCCGACGCCGCAGCCTCGCTCCCGCGTGCCCCCCAACCACTTCCCGGAGCTCCCCGAGCTGCCCTCCGTGCCCTCCGACCTCATCCTACCGTCAGTGCCACACAGCAACGACTCTAACACTTCCAACAATCAACCAAACGCGCCTAACGCACCCGATGAGATTGACTTTGATGACCTCAACCGTAGGTTCGAAGAgttgaagaagaagaagtaagcTGGGTTGGTACATGGAGAATAAagtgactagcggagatgtcataacgctaattctcttaagaaagtagtgTTAGAAGGACGAGGAACGATAATTACTAGCTTCGCCCTTTGAAAGCCgcacattttttaaacaaattcaccaatcaatcaagaccaatattTAACAGATGTGTCAAGGAACCTGAAAGCCTGGTTAGTTTGATAATAACAGATCATTTTAGACATGTCTTCGTTACTTGGcttacaagaaggcgcctgacctacctgccttatggcatctccgctaatcTTTCCATCCTCCGTGGTTTAGTACAACACGCATAACAACGGGATTTGGTCGAGTGAGATCTGATCATATTGATCTTATTGACGTTTGTCGAATAACGCCTTATTAGAAATGAATTGGATTTTATGTTTAAGGTAGGAAAAGGACCCGTGATATGCGGCCAGTTTTGCAAGGAATAGCTTACGCTCAGTTTTTGTAATGAGTATTAATCACTATGTACGATTCAGCCATTGATCGACACTTCAATCAAGTGCGATttataaatcattataatatttcaatccATTGAGTAACTTATGAATGTCATACATCGCTTATGAAGTTTATAAACATATGTATTGGCTTTTCGTATTGAAtgttcaaaacaataaaattatgcgATTTCATGTTGACTCACTCGGCTGTTCCATAATGACACTTCACTAtgtgatattttaaaatcaattaagagTCATATGCTTTCTCATAAAACACgattttaataatgaaataatcatTTAGTTTTATCTTCTTTTATATTAAGTTAAGACTGGTCGTCGTAACGATGACGATTCTGTATGTAAAACCAAATCtgtatctatttttttattttacttttttatgtcgGCGTTCTGCTGGCACTGTATAGTTGTGATTGAATGTGttaataatgaatatttaactTTTATACTGTTGTTCTTAACTAACATAATAACTAGGAATGTGAAGGTATAATGTTTATAAGAATGGGATTttcattataagaaaataattggAACTCGCGACCGTAACCGTATaggtgtccatttcgaccgcgcggccacctcataatttttgatgaaactttgccaggaattagtagtaatttgttacttttcactcctcttttcctgaatttgttacaaaaaaaaccaagccgctatgacaaagaacagttggccgctagaaccgccacttgccgtagtcatcgcccgtgattactcagaaactatacaatgcagatagacgaatgatacatcaaaagaaaggtcttaatttgttaaatttgttacaaaaataaaaaaggtcaaaacgtagatatacaaaaagttatgcaatgttaagttttcaggttatgagtaggtaagtatatcaccgtaggcaccaaattaatagaggctaatgtgtatagaaaattagtcttcaatttgttacagcgaaaaaagacaaaaaaatactagaaagcaggttcaataatatgttagagtcgattttagttggccgcgcggacggcaatatgcctaaaatacaatttcgtttttctcgttattaaaagtaggtttaagcttaattaaagtactagtcgatgggtaacgtaacctagtttgaataaatatagcgaatttaactgcagcattcgtattttaggagatatttacaaaacacagtggtatgaaactgtatgagtagggtgtccatgcattttcacatattcgaaattttcgttattcacgtcttattttttaggagagtgcatactttataaaatcaaagtcacaaatagattaaaatttctttatttacaatcaacacaaaggcaaacaaatcaagtaataaaagacaaccagataaatataaaatcttcataaactaacataatatttataaattaactgacacgaaaatatgtgacacagaatgtagacatattttcttagaggtacttatttcaattttaaaagaattgtcgtcgtaacaaaaatatttattgttatttaaaaaatgacatttatagtggcctatttttgtgcctggtataaattctatagtaccaactaagaaataataattatccttaatgctaagagtaatcggcaattcagtgagtaaaactgagtctgcagctccgtttaaatcaaatgttatgatctcgcctagcttaagttcacctttcaactcgtgtcacatttttgacacattgtgttaacacaaaggcaaacaattgatttgtttgtctttgtgttgattgtaaataaagaaattttaatctatttgtgactttgatttttataaagtatgcattctccctaaaaaaataagacgtgaataacgaaaatttcgaatatgtgaaaatgcatggacaccctactctcatacagtttcataccactgtgtttttgtaaatatctcctaaaatacgaatgctgcagttaaattcgctatatttattcaaactaggttacgttacccatcgactagtactttaattaagctaaaacctacttttaataacgagaaaacgaaattgtattttaggcatattgccgtcccgcggccaactaaaatcgactctaacatattattgaacctgctttctagtatttttttgtcttttttcgctgtaacaaattgaagactaattttctatacacattagcctctattaatttggtgcctacggtgatatacttacctactcataacctgaaaacttaacattgcataactttttgtatatctacgttttgaccttttttatttttgtaacaaatttaacaaattaagacctttcttttgatgtatcattcgtctatctgcattgtatagtttctgagtaatcacgggcgatgactacggcaagtggcggttctagcggccaactgttctttgtcatagcggcttggttttttttgtaacaaattcaggaaaagaggagtgaaaagtaacaaattactactaattcctggcaaagtttcatcaaaaattatgaggtggccgcgcggtcgaaatggacacccGTATAGGTTGTCAATATTAGGAAAAATTTTATTGCAAATCCCATTTTCATAGAATCATTGTTTACTATATTTAGTTTTCtactaaaattgtaaaatatctGGTTGATTGTAGACATTTGTAAAGTATAAGTTACGAAataaaagagttttattttaatattttatacaatttattattgctGCAAATGTCTGATATAAAACCATGCTTCCATTGATGACGGGTAGCAAGCGAATGTATAGTGTTGTCAATACTTGTACACTATGgaatacattatacatattatcatCTATTCAAGTGTTTTATTCAACCctgaatatttattcaaaaatagactTAAAATGGGCAAAGAGTCAACATTTCATAATAACCATATTTAATCATCTTCGTACAAACAATCAAGGCGCTCACTACCTTATTCgtaaattacattttgtataCAGAATTAAGTTGTCTATAATTTCCTAACATGgggaataaataattatcttctaTCGGAAACACTGTTGTCATGTCAAGTGTCTCAGGAAATAACCATGAATAAGATagcaagatattttatttttatcctaaaTTTGAATATGCTCACGCAAAGCAAATCGACAATTATTGCTTATTTGTGACAGTTTTCAACTTCAAATAGAATTAAGTATATCAAGTCGCTGCTTCAGCCaacgaataaatataaaaggcgCTAACACAGAGCGAAGATCAGCTATTCAAATCCATTGCGCGGTCGTCAATATGGACATACAAAAATGATCTTTTAAATCTAATATAAATAACAGCCTTATGTAGTAGTTGAGAAAGTTTTGTTCATAAAAGACTGATGATTTGCTGCGAAAGTGTTGCTATTTTCGCATAGTTGGGGTCCGTGATGTGGGCACTGTCTTTTTTCAGCCGGTTGTGTACTTGGGTGCAGGAAACTATTCTCGTCTGTATTTGTAGCTTGTTGGGAGATTCAGCCAGGAGTGTGCCGAGTGCCACCAGacctctgaaaaaaaaaaattggatcaatttttttcttgatttatGGACGACTggctcatttgtttttaatctttACTGTCTGACATGTCATATGGTGAATCTACACTTTGACAGCCCAACATGCCACAGGGAAAGCATGGCAGAGGACAATTCCACGGCAGTTCTCGTTCTATAACCCATTATCTCACTACACACTACACCATTTTATTACTTGtgtgtatgttatgtatgaCATGTGGTAGTTACCTGAAGTAAGCCTCGTTGTCAGTGCACCTGCCGAGCAGCGTGACGAGGCAGTCGGCGAGCTCCACGCTGTCCGCCTGCTGCGCCAGCGCCACGCACAGGTTCAGCAGCAGAGATGTGGCTGCGATCTGGTATACATGTAGGACATATTGTAGGAAATTCACACACAATAATAATGGCTTCCGACCAATTTCGGCcgtgttggtattttttttgaataatagTTGCACGGTCCCAAAAATTGGTCTTATGGAAAAGAGCTGAGTGCAAAACATTATTTCCTAACGACACAGGTAAACTCACTCTCAAAAGTCGATAGGAAGGCAATTCGACACCATTGGAGAGAGAGATCGGGTGCATAAATCTACAAAGCGTTTCGGCCCGGCCCAGTAATCGGACCCGCGATTGCAGGAAGAACGAGGAAGAGACATTGTGGCAATTTCAAATAAGTTGTCATATCAGGAATGTGAAGCTAGTTTTTCAGTTGCCTTCTGAAGTC from Helicoverpa armigera isolate CAAS_96S chromosome 4, ASM3070526v1, whole genome shotgun sequence harbors:
- the LOC110374980 gene encoding IST1 homolog isoform X1 yields the protein MFSTNPNYTKLKTHLRLAINRLKLLEKKKTELAQKARKEIAEYIAAGKSERAKIRVEHIIREDYMVEAMEIVEMYCDLVLARFGLVTQMKELDEGLAEAISSLIWVAPRMHTDVGELKIISDLLTAKYGKIYADACRNENVNTLSEKLKHKMSVQSPPKILVEKYLIEIAKNYNVEYTPDEQVMREEEGRDAMLIDINGPPMPPGFIGYPQQPPMSMPNLPGPPPSVTPFAYPSQPSGGKVGGFIASPPPPQGYGGPSQPMGYHLPPGVDSKSLSNSFLQDEMSNLPPAYDSIQHDLPHVPPPQVPTPQPRSRVPPNHFPELPELPSVPSDLILPSVPHSNDSNTSNNQPNAPNAPDEIDFDDLNRRFEELKKKK
- the LOC110374980 gene encoding IST1 homolog isoform X2, whose protein sequence is MFSTNPNYTKLKTHLRLAINRLKLLEKKKTELAQKARKEIAEYIAAGKSERAKIRVEHIIREDYMVEAMEIVEMYCDLVLARFGLVTQMKELDEGLAEAISSLIWVAPRMHTDVGELKIISDLLTAKYGKIYADACRNENVNTLSEKLKHKMSVQSPPKILVEKYLIEIAKNYNVEYTPDEQVMREEEGRDAMLIDINGPPMPPGFIGYPQQPPMSMPNLPGPPPSVTPFAYPSDEMSNLPPAYDSIQHDLPHVPPPQVPTPQPRSRVPPNHFPELPELPSVPSDLILPSVPHSNDSNTSNNQPNAPNAPDEIDFDDLNRRFEELKKKK